In one Tessaracoccus palaemonis genomic region, the following are encoded:
- a CDS encoding dipeptide ABC transporter ATP-binding protein, with protein sequence MNALIELRNLNVTFETRRRTVHAVRGIDLSIGRGEVVAVVGESGSGKSVTARTLVGLTGQRASITADEFSVLGRDARTFTERQWRSVRGRHIGLVLQDALSSLDPLRTVRREVGEVIRVHRTVPRHQVGSAVIEALDSVGFPDPERRADQFPHQLSGGLRQRALIASAVAGRPELLIADEPTTALDVTVQAQILTLLRRLREEGTAILFISHDLAVVSQLADRILVMRDGSVVEQGPTAGVLAHPQHEYTRQLLRAIPSAATRGQRLGLVPDPSGPAPEHGPEHGDPVVLSATDVRQCFSLPQGGSLAAVDGASLVVRRGRKVGIVGESGSGKSTLARVLLGLQRPDAGTVLVNGRPWGADITDRRAVQFVSQDPLGSFDPRYNVGELIAEPLRGVLNAQERATRVEEVMRATHLDAELLTAMPRALSGGQRQRVSIARALALRPAVLVCDEPVSALDVSIQAEILDLLDQLVRSTGTSLVFISHDLGVVQHLVDEVLVMSHGRIVEEGEVTRVLTDPQHPYTRELLAAVPRLRVNRSAA encoded by the coding sequence ATGAACGCCCTGATCGAGCTCCGCAACCTCAACGTCACCTTCGAAACCCGTCGAAGGACAGTGCACGCCGTCCGGGGCATCGACCTTTCGATAGGCCGGGGCGAGGTGGTGGCGGTGGTGGGGGAGTCGGGCTCCGGCAAGTCCGTCACCGCCCGCACCCTCGTCGGGCTCACAGGGCAACGGGCGAGCATCACGGCCGACGAGTTCAGCGTGCTGGGCCGCGATGCGCGCACGTTCACAGAGCGCCAATGGCGCTCGGTGCGCGGCCGGCACATCGGGTTGGTGCTGCAGGACGCCCTCAGTTCGCTGGACCCGCTGCGGACGGTGCGTCGTGAGGTGGGCGAGGTCATCCGTGTCCACCGCACGGTGCCCCGACATCAGGTGGGCAGCGCGGTGATCGAGGCCCTCGACAGCGTCGGGTTCCCCGACCCGGAGCGACGCGCCGACCAGTTCCCGCACCAGCTGTCCGGAGGGCTCCGCCAACGGGCACTGATTGCGTCCGCCGTGGCCGGGCGTCCCGAGCTCCTTATCGCGGACGAGCCCACGACCGCCCTGGATGTCACCGTCCAGGCCCAGATCCTGACGCTGCTGCGTCGCCTCCGAGAGGAGGGCACCGCGATCCTGTTCATCTCGCACGATCTTGCGGTGGTCTCGCAGCTTGCCGACCGGATCCTGGTCATGCGCGACGGGTCCGTGGTGGAACAGGGCCCGACGGCCGGCGTGCTGGCCCATCCGCAGCACGAATACACCAGGCAGCTCCTGCGGGCGATCCCATCCGCAGCCACCCGCGGTCAGCGGCTCGGCCTCGTGCCTGACCCGTCGGGCCCGGCCCCTGAGCACGGTCCGGAGCACGGCGACCCCGTCGTGCTGAGCGCCACGGACGTGCGACAGTGCTTCAGCCTGCCCCAGGGTGGGAGCCTCGCCGCCGTCGATGGCGCAAGCCTGGTGGTCCGCCGCGGGCGCAAGGTCGGCATCGTGGGGGAGTCCGGGTCGGGCAAGAGCACCCTGGCCCGCGTCCTCCTCGGCCTCCAACGGCCGGACGCAGGCACGGTGCTTGTGAACGGGCGCCCATGGGGAGCCGACATCACCGACCGAAGGGCGGTCCAGTTCGTATCCCAGGACCCGCTCGGCTCATTCGACCCTCGCTACAACGTCGGCGAACTCATCGCCGAGCCTCTCCGCGGCGTGCTCAACGCTCAGGAGCGGGCCACGCGCGTCGAGGAGGTGATGCGCGCGACGCACCTCGACGCCGAACTGCTCACCGCCATGCCCCGCGCTCTGTCCGGCGGACAGCGTCAGCGAGTGTCCATCGCCAGGGCGCTGGCCCTCAGGCCGGCGGTGCTTGTGTGCGACGAGCCGGTCTCGGCACTGGATGTCTCCATCCAGGCCGAGATCCTCGATCTTCTCGATCAGCTCGTCCGCAGCACAGGGACGTCCCTGGTGTTCATCTCTCATGATCTCGGCGTGGTGCAGCACCTGGTCGACGAGGTCCTCGTGATGAGCCACGGACGCATCGTCGAGGAGGGAGAGGTGACGAGGGTTCTCACCGACCCACAGCACCCCTACACGCGCGAGCTACTGGCGGCAGTGCCCCGGCTGAGAGTGAATCGGAGCGCTGCATGA
- a CDS encoding ABC transporter permease: MTSQTLPVSRPVTLRRLGSFGLRIRWDAILAAAVLALTFVAVVAPGLLTSGDPLAADPLAAHQPPSLAHPVGTDIQGRDVLVRIIYGARHSVLIGLGATLVAVLLGVSFGALAGVARGWIDQAVSRLVDVVAAFPEVLLALLMIAFTGRGTLNLVLALGVAGLPKYARIIRGNVRLATASGYVEQAATFGVSRTRSLFRHVLPNALGALPVMITIGFGGAIIGSSSLSFLGLGPQPPTAEWGLMLSESRAYLRQAWWTGVFPGLALTAVVIAATGLGRHLQTAYERRNR; encoded by the coding sequence ATGACCAGCCAGACGCTTCCCGTTTCCCGCCCCGTCACGCTCCGCAGGTTGGGCTCCTTCGGCCTCAGGATCCGGTGGGACGCCATCCTCGCCGCAGCCGTACTTGCGCTCACGTTCGTGGCGGTGGTCGCGCCAGGGCTCCTCACCTCGGGCGACCCGCTCGCCGCTGATCCTCTGGCGGCCCACCAACCGCCCAGCCTCGCCCATCCCGTGGGCACCGACATCCAGGGCCGCGACGTCCTGGTGCGCATCATCTACGGTGCCCGACACTCGGTTCTGATCGGGCTGGGAGCCACGCTCGTTGCGGTGCTGCTCGGCGTGTCGTTCGGGGCGCTGGCCGGCGTGGCCAGGGGGTGGATCGACCAGGCGGTGTCTCGACTCGTCGACGTCGTGGCTGCCTTTCCCGAGGTGCTCCTCGCACTGTTGATGATCGCCTTCACCGGCCGAGGCACGCTCAACCTCGTCCTCGCCCTCGGCGTGGCAGGGCTGCCCAAGTACGCGCGCATCATCCGCGGCAACGTACGGCTCGCCACCGCCTCCGGCTATGTGGAACAGGCCGCCACCTTCGGCGTCTCGCGGACCCGGAGTCTGTTCAGGCACGTCCTGCCCAACGCGCTCGGCGCGCTCCCGGTGATGATCACCATCGGCTTCGGAGGTGCGATCATCGGGTCCTCGAGCCTCAGCTTCCTCGGACTCGGCCCGCAGCCTCCCACCGCCGAGTGGGGGCTCATGCTGTCGGAATCGCGTGCCTACCTGCGCCAGGCCTGGTGGACCGGCGTGTTCCCCGGCCTCGCCCTCACCGCAGTCGTCATCGCGGCCACCGGGCTGGGCCGCCACCTCCAGACCGCATACGAGAGGCGCAACCGATGA
- a CDS encoding ABC transporter permease yields the protein MTAVHRATGRRRAGRSLAWLILHRLLAAVLVLWVAVTLTFIAVQLTPGDTVSLLLGENRNDPELRAQTIARWGLDQPVWVQYLTYLTRIPSGDLGISYTLRRPVADLIAAGIGPTLQLTAVAAVAAIVLAVVGAVATTAAIPGLRRVAGTVELVLLSAPPFWLAIVLLWGVSFQLGWFSIVEQGSWQALVLPAASLALPIGAYLTQVLVEGIDRAMEQPFITTARSRGISQFAARARHALRHAAMPAIHLLGLIVGSLLGGAVIVEQVFGRPGLGQLAVDAVTVKDIPLILGVALVSTAAFVVASTAADIVALSVDPRTRVAAGVSR from the coding sequence ATGACCGCGGTGCACCGGGCCACCGGACGCCGACGCGCAGGGAGGAGCCTCGCCTGGCTCATCCTGCATCGCCTCCTCGCCGCGGTCCTTGTCCTGTGGGTCGCGGTCACGCTGACCTTCATCGCGGTTCAGCTCACTCCCGGCGACACTGTCTCACTGCTCCTCGGAGAGAACCGCAACGACCCTGAGCTCAGGGCTCAGACGATCGCCCGATGGGGACTCGACCAGCCGGTATGGGTGCAGTACCTCACCTACCTCACCCGCATACCGAGCGGTGACCTCGGGATCTCGTACACCCTGCGCCGGCCGGTCGCCGACCTGATCGCCGCGGGCATCGGCCCGACGCTGCAGCTCACGGCTGTCGCCGCGGTTGCGGCTATCGTCCTCGCGGTGGTCGGTGCCGTGGCCACGACAGCAGCGATACCTGGCCTTCGTCGCGTCGCAGGGACGGTCGAGCTGGTGCTGCTGTCAGCGCCCCCGTTCTGGCTTGCGATCGTTCTGCTGTGGGGAGTCAGCTTCCAGCTCGGCTGGTTCTCCATAGTGGAGCAGGGCAGCTGGCAGGCCCTCGTGCTGCCCGCGGCATCCCTCGCTCTGCCCATCGGTGCCTACCTCACCCAGGTGCTGGTTGAGGGAATCGACCGGGCAATGGAGCAGCCGTTCATCACCACCGCGCGCTCGCGGGGCATCTCGCAGTTCGCTGCCCGGGCCCGCCACGCGCTCCGGCACGCCGCGATGCCAGCCATCCATCTCCTCGGTCTCATCGTCGGGTCGCTGCTCGGCGGGGCCGTGATCGTCGAGCAGGTCTTCGGCCGCCCCGGCCTCGGCCAGCTGGCCGTCGACGCGGTCACGGTCAAGGACATCCCCTTGATCCTCGGCGTCGCACTCGTCAGCACGGCGGCGTTCGTCGTGGCCTCCACGGCTGCCGACATCGTTGCTCTCTCAGTGGACCCCCGGACGCGCGTCGCGGCGGGAGTGTCCAGATGA
- a CDS encoding GNAT family N-acetyltransferase has product MNGQDTTHIPEDLLRWELGDGRELRLARTDEFCRIGALLQEAFTAGCWVTPRYLEHLADVAGRAAVSHVWVVSDSAGLLGAVLTPKPQHHRGRQFTFNVLGVGPRGRGLQVGWALVDHSVALASALGYAGLELRSSPQMTAAHALYQRYGFVRRPEFETAVVDSGQRLFAFTYRVIDPASTTPIAYQEPEVVWAFPGHHEEEAVDITELRPIASSPPEPGEDATGALPPGARVRIDPTSLRGRATAATLTVTGRGELIDWVDDPTGDPLVVVDAVPVRADPAPLSRRVAWGTPWYPAEQAARVDVVVDQIRNDLVAGLEDAVFAEDPDTRTAALRLFYARLGRLEASLDGRLWLVGDTPSVADLELLAVLTALDLQQRAHLAPGSAAVADYPRLFELGRRLLATGTLPPEILAAVGLGGTGALLWGEPRPVEGIDDLRAAWLSPATRREALA; this is encoded by the coding sequence ATGAACGGACAGGACACCACCCACATTCCGGAGGACCTGCTGCGGTGGGAACTCGGCGACGGGCGTGAGTTGCGGCTTGCGCGCACCGACGAGTTCTGTCGCATCGGCGCCCTCCTCCAGGAGGCGTTCACAGCCGGCTGCTGGGTCACCCCGCGCTATCTGGAGCACCTGGCTGACGTCGCGGGCCGTGCCGCCGTCTCCCACGTGTGGGTCGTGTCCGACTCCGCGGGCCTGCTCGGAGCCGTCCTCACGCCGAAGCCGCAGCACCACCGGGGCCGCCAGTTCACATTCAATGTGCTGGGAGTCGGACCCCGGGGGCGCGGGCTCCAGGTCGGCTGGGCACTGGTGGACCACAGCGTCGCCCTGGCCAGCGCGCTCGGGTACGCGGGACTCGAGCTGCGCTCCAGCCCGCAGATGACCGCAGCGCACGCGTTGTACCAGCGCTACGGATTTGTCCGAAGGCCCGAGTTCGAGACCGCGGTCGTCGACTCAGGCCAGCGGCTCTTCGCCTTCACCTACCGAGTCATCGACCCGGCGTCGACGACGCCGATCGCCTACCAGGAACCAGAGGTGGTCTGGGCCTTCCCTGGCCACCACGAGGAGGAAGCAGTGGACATCACAGAACTGAGGCCCATCGCCAGCAGCCCGCCCGAGCCCGGCGAGGACGCCACCGGCGCCCTGCCGCCAGGGGCAAGGGTGCGCATCGACCCCACGAGTCTGCGGGGACGCGCGACCGCCGCCACCCTGACCGTCACCGGGCGCGGTGAGCTGATCGACTGGGTCGATGACCCGACCGGAGACCCTCTCGTCGTCGTTGACGCCGTCCCTGTGCGCGCCGACCCGGCGCCGCTCTCACGCCGGGTCGCCTGGGGGACCCCGTGGTATCCCGCAGAGCAGGCCGCACGCGTCGACGTGGTCGTCGATCAGATCCGGAACGACCTGGTCGCCGGTCTGGAGGACGCGGTCTTCGCCGAGGACCCGGACACGCGCACCGCGGCGCTTCGCCTCTTCTACGCCCGCCTCGGCAGGCTCGAGGCGTCGCTCGACGGGCGGCTGTGGTTGGTGGGAGACACACCCTCCGTCGCGGATCTCGAGCTGCTCGCCGTACTCACTGCGCTGGACCTGCAACAGCGCGCCCATCTTGCTCCAGGCTCCGCGGCGGTGGCCGACTACCCACGCCTGTTCGAGCTCGGCCGCAGACTGCTCGCCACCGGGACCCTGCCACCCGAGATCCTCGCGGCGGTCGGGCTGGGTGGCACAGGCGCGCTGCTCTGGGGGGAGCCACGGCCTGTCGAGGGGATCGACGACCTGCGCGCTGCCTGGCTGTCGCCCGCGACCCGGCGCGAGGCCCTCGCATGA
- a CDS encoding glutathione S-transferase C-terminal domain-containing protein: protein MSTLTNDLENDVRSRPARVSTASFPETNVEQTPDGAFRRQRNWFTARFGEGEGRVIPEAGRYLLLGNPGCGWNRRQLITLRLLGLTEVVPFVLLTGRDDQGWRIAPSGNDLAQRFGSNLLNDFYRRTDPDFRGRGTSPTVIDSVTGTVVTNNYHPLSLDWETAWAPFHRAGAPDLYPEALRAEIDLLNQQIFDDVNNGTYKVIFATNPEAARAAKTVFEARLADFDFRLASRRYLFGDQLTDSDIRLFVTLSSFERGYRPGIARIFGEENTARVQDFPSLWAYARDLFSQGLVDDRELYFLGLVPGPSGDYLEGSLLVGDAPLPTPEESLAAWREPHGRDALGGSPLYSGPGGGGSYELWHFAD from the coding sequence ATGTCCACCCTGACCAATGATCTCGAGAATGACGTGCGCTCCCGACCGGCGCGCGTCTCCACCGCCTCGTTCCCGGAGACCAATGTCGAGCAGACGCCCGACGGCGCGTTCCGGCGCCAACGCAACTGGTTCACCGCGCGGTTCGGCGAGGGCGAAGGGAGGGTGATCCCTGAGGCCGGGCGCTACCTGCTGCTGGGCAACCCCGGGTGCGGCTGGAACCGCCGCCAGCTCATCACGCTCCGGCTGCTCGGCCTGACCGAGGTCGTCCCCTTCGTGCTGCTCACGGGCCGCGATGATCAGGGGTGGCGCATCGCCCCCAGCGGCAACGATCTCGCCCAGCGCTTCGGCAGCAACCTTCTCAACGACTTCTACCGCCGCACCGATCCCGACTTCCGTGGCCGAGGCACCTCGCCGACCGTCATCGACTCCGTCACCGGCACCGTCGTGACCAACAACTACCACCCGCTCAGCCTTGACTGGGAGACTGCCTGGGCACCGTTCCACCGGGCTGGTGCCCCGGACCTGTACCCGGAGGCCCTCCGCGCAGAGATCGATCTGCTCAACCAGCAGATCTTCGACGACGTCAACAACGGCACGTACAAGGTCATCTTCGCCACCAACCCCGAGGCCGCCCGGGCGGCGAAGACAGTGTTCGAGGCACGACTCGCCGACTTCGACTTCCGCCTTGCCTCACGCCGATACCTGTTCGGCGACCAGCTCACCGACTCCGACATCCGCCTCTTCGTGACGCTCTCGAGCTTCGAGCGAGGCTATCGCCCGGGGATCGCGCGGATCTTCGGCGAGGAGAACACGGCGCGGGTGCAGGACTTCCCGAGCCTGTGGGCCTACGCACGCGACCTGTTCTCCCAGGGACTCGTGGATGACCGGGAGCTGTACTTCCTCGGGCTGGTCCCCGGGCCGTCGGGGGACTATCTCGAGGGCAGCCTCCTCGTCGGCGACGCACCGCTGCCGACTCCCGAGGAGTCCCTGGCCGCATGGCGAGAGCCTCACGGGCGAGATGCCCTTGGCGGATCGCCGCTGTACTCCGGCCCCGGCGGTGGCGGCAGCTACGAGCTGTGGCACTTCGCCGACTGA
- a CDS encoding amidohydrolase family protein, translating into MPEYAHSLRDVDPAAPRESHVIIASRVFPATGAATIIDGAVVTDGDGIVWVGPASDLPHRWAEQAVHHPGATILPGLIETHAHLGSYAPRLDPRPEGDREVALTALSSAAMARQLASLGVTTVQSLGSPHYADVALRDAIASGILAGPRIVAAGPQLTTTGGHAWRNGAEVDSLSQIRAEVRAHHKAGVDVIKVMATGGFMTAGTAPWNAQFTEEELRTVVEEAHRLGHHTAAHAHGTEGIRRAVRAGFDYIAHASFVDKEGRTAFDSELADELARNGTFVDVCSPPSWPAVAGETIAPRAGELYRHGVRLVTGHDIGAVIPASAFIHGLEQLHEAGLPITEVLLSATSRAAAAVGLAGRTGVLAQGYAADLIVVDGDPTADLSSLRNLRFILTDGHRFIPQAVEPFDPNRLHSPGGAGPQEARSAYAAGLRRRLTHPDPIPQPIA; encoded by the coding sequence ATGCCCGAATATGCCCATTCTCTCCGTGATGTCGATCCGGCTGCCCCGCGTGAGAGCCACGTGATCATCGCCTCGAGGGTCTTTCCCGCCACGGGTGCCGCAACCATCATCGACGGGGCAGTCGTCACCGACGGCGACGGCATCGTCTGGGTCGGTCCCGCCTCCGACCTGCCTCACCGCTGGGCGGAGCAGGCCGTCCACCATCCGGGCGCGACGATCCTTCCCGGCCTCATCGAGACGCACGCGCACCTTGGCTCGTACGCCCCGCGTCTTGACCCCCGGCCCGAAGGTGACCGGGAGGTGGCCCTCACTGCGCTGTCGTCGGCCGCCATGGCCCGTCAGCTCGCCTCCCTCGGCGTGACAACAGTGCAGAGCCTCGGGTCTCCCCACTATGCGGACGTCGCGCTCCGGGACGCGATCGCCTCCGGGATCCTCGCGGGTCCCAGGATCGTTGCCGCGGGGCCGCAGCTGACCACGACGGGCGGACATGCCTGGCGAAACGGAGCGGAGGTCGATTCCCTGAGCCAGATCCGAGCCGAGGTGCGGGCCCACCACAAGGCAGGCGTCGACGTCATCAAGGTGATGGCCACAGGAGGGTTCATGACCGCGGGCACCGCCCCGTGGAACGCGCAGTTCACCGAGGAGGAGCTTCGCACGGTGGTGGAGGAGGCCCACCGCCTCGGACACCACACCGCAGCTCATGCACACGGCACCGAGGGAATCCGACGTGCTGTCCGTGCCGGGTTCGACTACATCGCCCACGCGAGCTTCGTCGACAAGGAAGGGCGCACGGCATTCGACAGTGAGCTCGCCGACGAGCTGGCCCGCAACGGAACCTTCGTGGACGTCTGCAGCCCGCCGTCCTGGCCCGCCGTGGCCGGCGAGACGATTGCTCCTCGGGCAGGCGAGTTGTACCGCCACGGCGTCCGGTTGGTCACCGGTCACGACATCGGTGCCGTGATCCCAGCCAGCGCCTTCATCCACGGGCTCGAACAGCTCCACGAGGCCGGTCTGCCAATCACCGAGGTGCTCCTGTCGGCCACGTCGCGTGCCGCGGCCGCCGTCGGGCTGGCGGGCCGCACCGGAGTACTGGCGCAGGGCTACGCAGCGGACCTCATCGTCGTCGACGGCGACCCGACAGCTGACCTTTCCTCGCTGCGCAACCTGCGATTCATCCTCACCGACGGGCATCGCTTCATTCCGCAGGCCGTCGAGCCCTTCGATCCGAACCGCCTGCACTCGCCCGGCGGTGCAGGGCCACAGGAGGCCCGCTCCGCGTACGCGGCCGGTCTCAGACGCCGGCTCACACATCCCGATCCCATCCCTCAGCCCATCGCCTGA
- a CDS encoding HNH endonuclease signature motif containing protein encodes MSQLRRVLPKYLFEPGTPGPVEDPPEPVAPVDDAPRLQMSLTDGRFVLRFDANPLDGALVEQAIREAKDALFTAGDPDATLADGLVECASRSLHQAAPASRREHYRVLVHLDADGNGWINKRGSLPSRLMKKLTCDGTLKPVWTQEAKPVSVGRSMRIVPERTRRLIEDRDGGCRFPGCTVTGFLENHHLFHWSEGGSTDMDTLISLCSRHHREHHQGEFTITGDPGTPTGLRFTNRHGLPIERDIPDEIPPPDHPPPEKQPTRGWIMDTTSINFRPTG; translated from the coding sequence GTGTCCCAGCTACGCCGCGTGTTGCCGAAGTACCTGTTCGAGCCCGGCACCCCGGGACCGGTCGAGGATCCTCCCGAGCCCGTGGCGCCGGTCGATGACGCACCGAGACTGCAGATGAGTCTGACCGATGGCCGGTTCGTGCTGCGGTTCGACGCGAACCCCCTGGACGGGGCCCTGGTGGAACAGGCCATTCGGGAAGCCAAGGACGCCCTGTTCACCGCCGGCGACCCCGACGCCACGCTGGCGGACGGGCTCGTGGAGTGCGCATCCCGCAGCCTGCACCAGGCCGCGCCGGCGTCGCGTCGAGAGCACTACCGCGTCCTTGTCCACCTCGACGCCGACGGCAACGGCTGGATCAACAAACGTGGCTCGTTACCGTCACGGCTGATGAAGAAGCTGACCTGCGACGGGACCCTGAAGCCCGTCTGGACCCAGGAAGCGAAACCCGTCTCCGTGGGGCGCAGTATGCGGATCGTGCCCGAACGCACCCGCCGGTTGATCGAGGACCGCGACGGGGGCTGTCGGTTCCCCGGCTGCACCGTGACCGGGTTCCTGGAGAACCACCACCTGTTCCACTGGTCAGAGGGTGGTTCCACGGACATGGACACGCTGATCTCGCTGTGTTCCAGGCATCACCGGGAACACCACCAGGGAGAGTTCACTATCACCGGCGATCCGGGCACTCCGACCGGACTCAGGTTCACGAACCGCCACGGACTGCCCATCGAACGCGACATCCCCGACGAGATACCCCCACCCGATCATCCTCCACCCGAGAAGCAGCCGACCCGAGGCTGGATCATGGACACCACCTCCATCAACTTCCGCCCCACCGGCTGA
- the gdhA gene encoding NADP-specific glutamate dehydrogenase: MFTKSTALDQLEAIYGEVIGRNPGEAEFHQAVREVFDSLAPVVQRHPEYLDMKMLERICEPERQIIFRVPWTDDKGEVHINRGFRVEFNSALGPYKGGLRFHPSVYLGVIKFLGFEQVFKNSLTGLPIGGGKGGSDFDPRGRSDGEVMRFCQSFMTELYRHIGEYTDVPAGDIGVGGREIGYLFGQYKRITNRYESGTLTGKGLAWGGSLVRTEATGYGTVVFASEMLATRGDSFEGRRVTVSGSGNVAIYAIEKVHQLGGRVVGFSDSSGYVVDEAGVDVGLLKQIKEVERGRVADYADLRDSATFSDRGSIWDVPVDVALPCATQNELNGPQAAALVKNGVIAVAEGANMPTTPEGIRTLQAAGVLFAPGKAANAGGVATSALEMQQNASRDSWSFKHTEARLTEIMQGIHETCAATADEYDAPGDYVVGANIAGFTKVADAIAAFGLI, translated from the coding sequence ATGTTCACGAAGTCCACCGCGCTCGACCAGCTGGAGGCCATCTACGGGGAGGTCATCGGCCGAAATCCCGGGGAGGCCGAGTTCCATCAGGCCGTGCGTGAGGTCTTCGACAGCCTCGCGCCGGTGGTGCAGCGGCACCCGGAGTACCTGGACATGAAGATGCTGGAGCGGATCTGCGAGCCGGAGCGGCAGATCATCTTCCGCGTGCCGTGGACCGACGACAAGGGCGAGGTCCACATCAACCGCGGCTTCCGCGTCGAGTTCAACTCCGCGCTCGGCCCCTACAAGGGCGGCCTGCGGTTCCACCCCAGCGTCTACCTGGGCGTCATCAAGTTCCTCGGCTTCGAGCAGGTCTTCAAGAACTCCCTGACCGGGCTGCCGATCGGCGGCGGCAAGGGCGGCTCCGACTTCGACCCCCGCGGCCGCTCCGACGGTGAGGTCATGCGGTTCTGCCAGTCGTTCATGACGGAGCTGTACCGCCACATCGGCGAGTACACGGATGTGCCGGCGGGCGACATCGGCGTCGGCGGTCGCGAGATCGGCTACCTGTTCGGTCAGTACAAGCGCATCACCAATCGCTACGAGTCCGGCACGCTGACCGGCAAGGGCCTGGCCTGGGGCGGATCGCTGGTCCGCACGGAGGCCACCGGCTACGGCACCGTCGTGTTCGCCAGCGAGATGCTCGCCACCCGCGGCGACTCCTTCGAGGGCAGGCGCGTGACGGTCTCCGGATCCGGCAACGTCGCGATCTACGCGATCGAGAAGGTCCACCAGCTCGGTGGCAGGGTCGTCGGCTTCTCCGACTCCAGCGGCTACGTCGTCGACGAGGCAGGTGTCGACGTCGGCCTGCTCAAGCAGATCAAGGAGGTCGAGCGCGGCCGCGTCGCCGACTACGCCGACCTGCGTGACTCCGCGACGTTCTCCGACCGCGGCTCCATCTGGGACGTCCCCGTCGACGTCGCGCTGCCCTGCGCGACGCAGAACGAGCTCAACGGGCCGCAGGCCGCCGCGCTCGTGAAGAACGGCGTCATCGCGGTGGCCGAGGGCGCCAACATGCCCACCACGCCGGAGGGCATCCGCACCCTGCAGGCCGCCGGGGTGCTGTTCGCGCCAGGCAAGGCGGCGAACGCGGGCGGCGTCGCCACGTCGGCCCTGGAGATGCAGCAGAACGCGTCGCGCGACTCGTGGAGCTTCAAGCACACCGAGGCCCGCCTGACGGAGATCATGCAGGGCATCCACGAGACGTGCGCCGCGACGGCCGACGAGTACGACGCCCCCGGCGACTACGTCGTCGGCGCCAACATCGCCGGCTTCACCAAGGTCGCTGACGCCATCGCCGCCTTCGGCCTGATCTGA